In the genome of Pseudomonas protegens, one region contains:
- a CDS encoding XdhC family protein: MDSVDLNVLRSVLEWRRTGRGVVLYSVVQTWGSAPRPPGAMLALRDDGVVIGSVSGGCIEDDLISRQGDGRLAPQGPPVQLVTYGVTVEEAARFGLPCGGTLRLTEERVGDPSWVAELLQRCQAHQIVARELNLSTGQVLLKAAGQRDELTFDGVTLRAIYGPRWRLLLIGAGQLSRYVAQMARMLDFEVLVCDPRQEFVQGWEQQDGRFVAGMPDDAVLSIEPDERTAVVALTHDPRLDDMALLTALDSPAFYVGALGSRVNSQKRRDNLALLGLSRAAIERLHGPVGLHIGSHTPAEIALSLMAQIVALKNGVEPLSKQAPPRVTEAAR; the protein is encoded by the coding sequence ATGGACAGTGTTGACCTGAATGTCCTGCGCAGCGTGCTGGAGTGGCGCCGTACCGGGCGCGGGGTGGTGCTCTACAGCGTGGTGCAGACCTGGGGCAGCGCGCCCCGGCCGCCTGGGGCCATGCTGGCCTTGCGCGATGACGGCGTGGTGATCGGCTCGGTGTCCGGCGGCTGTATCGAGGACGACCTGATCAGCCGCCAGGGGGACGGGCGTCTTGCACCGCAGGGGCCGCCGGTGCAACTGGTGACTTACGGTGTGACGGTGGAAGAGGCGGCGCGTTTCGGACTGCCTTGTGGCGGCACCCTGCGCTTGACCGAGGAGCGGGTCGGCGATCCGTCCTGGGTCGCCGAGTTGCTGCAACGTTGCCAGGCGCATCAGATCGTGGCCCGGGAGTTGAACCTGAGCACCGGCCAGGTGCTGCTCAAGGCGGCAGGCCAGCGGGATGAACTGACGTTTGACGGTGTCACCCTGCGAGCAATCTACGGACCGCGCTGGCGTCTGCTGCTGATCGGGGCCGGGCAGCTGTCTCGCTATGTGGCGCAAATGGCTCGCATGCTGGATTTCGAGGTGCTGGTCTGTGATCCGCGCCAGGAGTTCGTGCAGGGCTGGGAGCAGCAGGATGGACGCTTTGTCGCCGGCATGCCGGACGATGCGGTGTTGAGCATCGAGCCTGATGAGCGCACGGCGGTGGTGGCCCTGACCCATGATCCGCGTCTGGACGATATGGCCCTGCTGACGGCCCTCGACTCCCCGGCGTTTTATGTCGGCGCCCTGGGTTCCCGGGTCAATAGCCAGAAGCGCCGGGACAATCTGGCCCTGCTGGGATTGTCGAGGGCGGCCATTGAGCGCTTGCACGGGCCGGTGGGCTTGCACATCGGCAGTCATACTCCGGCGGAGATTGCCCTTTCGCTGATGGCGCAGATCGTGGCGCTGAAAAATGGTGTCGAGCCCCTGTCCAAGCAGGCGCCGCCGCGCGTGACCGAGGCGGCCAGATGA
- a CDS encoding xanthine dehydrogenase family protein molybdopterin-binding subunit — MSSLPSDFALSNLSRRGFLKGVGATGALVLAASWGWQQAFAEDKKFGADGMPHGWVDDPKVYVSIASDGSVTVICNRSEMGQGVRTSLSMVVADELEADWAQVKVKQAPGDEARFGNQDTDGSRSMRHWYEPMRRCGAAARTMLEQAAAEQWQVPLSECRAQLHKVVHAPSGRELGYGALAAAAGARAVPARDSLRLKQPSEFRYIGKEATRAIDGQDIVNGRAVYGADVHFEGMLFAAVARPRVYGGKVKSVDDSAALKVPGVIRVMPIDSRPVPSEFQPLGGVAVVASNTWAAIKGRDALKIEWDDGVNAGYNSVDYRKELEAAAQKPGKVVRSSGQLDEAMAAAESSLEATYYLPHLAQAPMEPMVAVARFQDGRCEAWAPSQAPQVTRERIAERLGIGFDQVTLNVTLLGGGFGRKSKPDFILEAAILAQAFPGKALRVQWTREDDIHHSYFHTVSAEYLKAGLSKDGLPAAWLHRTVAPSITALFAPGMNHEGAFELGMGFTNMAYAIPNVRLENPEAAAHTRVGWYRSVSNIPHGFAIQSFVDELAHKAGQDPLKYQLKLLGPDRQIDPRTLSEEWNYGESPERYPIDTGRMRAVLETAAKAAGWGRPLPKGRGLGLAVHYSFVTYVAAVLEVEVKDDGTLIVHKADIAVDCGPQINPERIRSQFEGACVMGLGNAVLGEISFKDGKVQQDNFHMYEVARMSLAPKQVQVHLVTPPGDVPLGGVGEPGVPPIAPALCNAIFAATGKRIRNLPVRYQLQGWQQAGA, encoded by the coding sequence ATGAGCTCTTTACCCAGTGATTTTGCCCTGAGCAACCTCAGTCGCCGCGGTTTTCTCAAGGGCGTGGGCGCCACCGGAGCCCTGGTGCTGGCGGCCAGTTGGGGTTGGCAGCAGGCGTTTGCCGAAGACAAGAAGTTTGGTGCCGATGGCATGCCCCACGGCTGGGTCGACGATCCCAAGGTCTATGTGAGCATCGCCAGCGACGGCAGCGTGACGGTGATCTGCAACCGTTCGGAGATGGGCCAGGGGGTGCGTACCAGCCTGAGCATGGTGGTGGCCGATGAGCTGGAGGCTGATTGGGCGCAGGTCAAGGTCAAGCAGGCGCCCGGTGACGAGGCGCGGTTTGGCAACCAGGACACCGACGGCTCGCGCAGCATGCGCCATTGGTACGAACCCATGCGGCGTTGCGGGGCCGCGGCGCGGACCATGCTGGAGCAGGCGGCTGCCGAGCAGTGGCAGGTGCCCCTGAGCGAGTGCCGGGCGCAGCTGCACAAGGTGGTTCACGCCCCCAGCGGGCGCGAACTGGGCTATGGCGCGCTGGCCGCGGCGGCAGGGGCTCGGGCGGTGCCGGCCCGGGACAGCTTGCGTCTGAAGCAGCCTTCGGAGTTTCGCTATATCGGCAAGGAGGCGACCCGCGCCATCGACGGTCAGGACATCGTCAACGGGCGCGCGGTGTACGGCGCCGACGTGCACTTTGAAGGCATGCTGTTCGCCGCCGTGGCGCGGCCCCGGGTCTATGGCGGCAAGGTCAAGTCGGTGGATGACAGCGCAGCGCTGAAGGTGCCTGGGGTGATCCGGGTGATGCCCATCGACAGTCGCCCCGTGCCTTCCGAGTTCCAGCCCCTGGGGGGCGTGGCGGTGGTGGCGAGCAATACCTGGGCAGCGATCAAGGGGCGCGATGCGTTGAAGATCGAGTGGGACGATGGGGTCAATGCCGGCTACAACTCCGTCGACTACCGCAAGGAGCTGGAGGCCGCGGCCCAGAAACCGGGCAAGGTGGTGCGCAGCAGCGGCCAGCTGGATGAGGCCATGGCGGCGGCCGAGAGCAGCCTGGAAGCCACCTATTACCTGCCGCACCTGGCCCAGGCGCCGATGGAGCCGATGGTGGCGGTGGCGCGCTTTCAGGACGGTCGCTGTGAAGCCTGGGCGCCGAGCCAGGCGCCTCAGGTGACCCGCGAGCGAATCGCCGAGCGCCTGGGCATCGGCTTTGACCAGGTCACCTTGAACGTCACCCTGCTGGGCGGTGGTTTCGGGCGCAAATCCAAGCCGGATTTCATTCTGGAGGCGGCCATCCTGGCCCAGGCCTTTCCCGGCAAGGCGTTGCGGGTGCAGTGGACCCGGGAAGACGATATCCACCACTCCTACTTCCATACGGTGTCGGCGGAGTACCTCAAGGCCGGGTTGAGCAAGGACGGCCTGCCCGCCGCATGGCTGCATCGCACCGTGGCCCCGAGCATCACCGCGCTGTTCGCCCCGGGGATGAACCATGAGGGCGCTTTTGAGCTGGGCATGGGCTTCACCAACATGGCCTATGCGATTCCCAATGTGCGCCTGGAAAACCCCGAAGCGGCGGCCCATACCCGGGTCGGTTGGTACCGCTCGGTGTCGAACATTCCCCACGGTTTCGCGATCCAGAGTTTTGTCGACGAACTGGCTCACAAGGCGGGCCAGGACCCCCTGAAATACCAGCTCAAACTGCTGGGACCGGATCGTCAGATCGATCCGCGAACCCTGAGCGAAGAGTGGAACTACGGTGAGTCCCCGGAGCGTTACCCGATCGATACCGGGCGTATGCGCGCGGTGCTGGAAACCGCGGCCAAGGCCGCCGGCTGGGGGCGCCCGCTGCCCAAGGGGCGCGGCCTGGGGCTGGCGGTGCATTACAGCTTCGTGACTTATGTGGCGGCGGTGCTCGAAGTGGAGGTCAAGGACGACGGCACCTTGATCGTGCACAAGGCCGACATCGCCGTGGATTGTGGTCCGCAGATCAATCCGGAGCGTATCCGCTCGCAGTTCGAGGGCGCCTGTGTCATGGGCCTGGGCAATGCGGTGCTGGGGGAAATCAGCTTCAAGGACGGCAAGGTCCAGCAGGACAACTTCCACATGTACGAGGTGGCGCGCATGTCCCTGGCGCCCAAGCAGGTGCAGGTGCACCTGGTGACGCCGCCGGGGGATGTGCCGTTGGGCGGTGTCGGTGAGCCTGGTGTGCCGCCGATTGCCCCGGCCCTGTGCAATGCGATCTTCGCTGCCACCGGCAAGCGCATCCGCAACCTGCCGGTGCGTTATCAGTTGCAAGGCTGGCAGCAGGCGGGTGCCTGA
- a CDS encoding (2Fe-2S)-binding protein has product MITLKLNGQDHPLDVTEDMPLLWAIRDVAGYSGTKFGCGMGLCGACTVHVDGDPARSCITPVGSVLGKNVSTIDYLHNDPVGQVVQQAWLDTAVAQCGYCQGGQIMSATALLKIHPNPSDEQIEEAMLGNICRCGTYNRIKTAIRQAANHLQEAKA; this is encoded by the coding sequence ATGATTACCCTGAAGCTCAACGGTCAAGATCACCCCCTGGACGTCACCGAGGACATGCCACTGTTGTGGGCCATCCGCGATGTGGCGGGTTACAGCGGCACCAAATTCGGCTGCGGCATGGGCCTGTGCGGTGCCTGCACCGTGCATGTCGATGGCGACCCGGCGCGCAGTTGCATCACCCCGGTCGGTTCGGTGCTGGGCAAGAATGTCAGCACCATCGACTACCTGCACAACGATCCGGTGGGCCAGGTGGTGCAGCAAGCCTGGCTGGATACGGCGGTGGCCCAGTGCGGCTACTGCCAGGGCGGGCAGATCATGTCCGCCACGGCCCTGCTGAAGATCCATCCCAATCCCAGTGACGAACAGATCGAAGAGGCGATGCTCGGCAATATCTGCCGCTGCGGCACCTACAACCGGATCAAGACCGCGATTCGCCAGGCGGCCAACCATCTGCAGGAGGCCAAGGCATGA
- the murB gene encoding UDP-N-acetylmuramate dehydrogenase: protein MTLHIQSDVSLKPFNSFGVEVKALRFAQAHSDDDVREALAYCAAQQLPLLVIGGGSNLLLTADIQALVLRMASRGIRLLSDDGQRVVVEAEAGETWHPFVQWTLEQGLSGLENLSLIPGTVGAAPMQNIGAYGVEIKDVFAGLTALDRQTGELRDFDLAQCQFAYRDSLFKHEAGRWLILRVRFVLNRVDHLHLEYGPVRQRLSEQGIEQPTASDVSRAICSIRSEKLPDPAVLGNAGSFFKNPVVPALLAAQIKQAYPGLVGYPQADGQVKLAAGWLIEQAGWKGFREADAGVHRLQSLVLVNYGAATGLQLLELARRIQHDIAERFGVELEMEPNLY from the coding sequence ATGACCCTGCACATTCAATCCGATGTCTCGCTCAAGCCGTTCAACAGTTTCGGGGTCGAGGTCAAGGCCCTGCGCTTTGCCCAGGCCCATAGCGATGACGACGTGCGCGAAGCCCTGGCCTATTGCGCCGCGCAGCAGTTGCCGTTGCTGGTGATCGGTGGCGGCAGCAACCTGCTACTGACCGCGGATATCCAGGCCCTGGTGCTGCGCATGGCCAGCCGCGGCATCCGTCTGCTCAGCGACGACGGGCAACGGGTGGTGGTGGAAGCCGAGGCCGGGGAAACCTGGCATCCCTTTGTGCAGTGGACCCTGGAGCAGGGCTTGTCCGGGCTGGAGAACCTGAGCCTGATTCCCGGCACCGTCGGCGCTGCGCCGATGCAGAACATCGGCGCCTATGGCGTGGAGATCAAGGACGTGTTCGCCGGCCTGACCGCCCTGGACCGGCAAACCGGTGAATTGCGCGACTTTGACCTGGCCCAGTGCCAGTTCGCTTACCGCGACAGCCTGTTCAAGCATGAGGCCGGCCGCTGGTTGATCCTGCGGGTGCGTTTTGTCCTGAATCGCGTCGATCATCTGCACCTTGAGTACGGTCCGGTGCGTCAGCGCCTGAGCGAGCAGGGCATCGAGCAGCCGACGGCCAGCGATGTCAGCCGGGCGATCTGCAGCATTCGCAGCGAGAAACTTCCGGACCCGGCGGTGCTTGGCAATGCCGGCAGTTTCTTCAAGAACCCGGTGGTCCCGGCGCTGCTGGCGGCGCAGATCAAGCAGGCCTACCCGGGGCTGGTGGGTTATCCCCAGGCCGACGGGCAGGTCAAGCTGGCGGCCGGCTGGCTGATCGAGCAGGCCGGCTGGAAGGGCTTTCGTGAAGCCGATGCCGGGGTCCATCGCCTGCAATCCCTGGTGCTGGTGAACTACGGCGCGGCCACTGGCCTGCAACTGTTGGAGTTGGCCCGGCGGATCCAGCACGATATCGCCGAGCGCTTTGGCGTCGAGCTGGAGATGGAGCCGAATCTGTATTGA
- a CDS encoding low molecular weight protein-tyrosine-phosphatase — protein MRVLFVCLGNICRSPTAEGVLRHKLRAAGLGDQVQVASAGTSDWHVGKAPDKRSQQAALRRGYDLSAQRAQQVGSADFAVYDLILAMDQSNLRHLKALQPARGKAELDLFLRRYESVLDEVPDPYYDGEQGFEQVLDLIEAACDRLVIELKGRL, from the coding sequence ATGCGGGTTCTGTTCGTCTGCCTGGGCAATATCTGTCGCTCGCCGACCGCCGAGGGCGTGCTGCGCCACAAGTTGCGCGCGGCCGGCCTGGGCGATCAGGTGCAGGTCGCGTCCGCCGGCACCAGCGACTGGCATGTCGGCAAGGCCCCGGATAAGCGCAGCCAGCAGGCGGCCTTGCGCCGTGGCTACGACCTTTCGGCGCAACGGGCGCAGCAGGTCGGCAGCGCCGATTTCGCCGTGTATGACCTGATCCTGGCCATGGACCAGAGCAACCTGCGCCACCTCAAGGCCCTGCAACCGGCCCGGGGCAAGGCCGAGCTGGACCTGTTCCTGCGCCGCTACGAGTCGGTACTGGATGAAGTGCCCGATCCCTACTACGACGGCGAGCAGGGCTTCGAGCAGGTACTGGACCTGATCGAAGCGGCCTGCGACCGGCTGGTGATCGAATTGAAGGGGCGGTTATGA
- the kdsB gene encoding 3-deoxy-manno-octulosonate cytidylyltransferase codes for MSSAFTVVIPARFASTRLPGKPLQLIAGKPMIQWVWEQACKSSAERVVVATDDPRIVEACQGFGAQALLTRDDHNSGTDRLAEVASQLGLAADAIVVNVQGDEPLIPPSVIDQVAANLAAHTEARMATLAEPIEDVQTLFNPNVVKVVTDLNGLALTFSRATLPWARDAFAKSQEHLPEGVPYRRHIGIYAYRAGFLHDFVSWGPCWLENTESLEQLRALWHGVRIHVADALEAPPTGVDTAEDLERVRRLLEA; via the coding sequence ATGAGCAGCGCCTTCACCGTGGTCATTCCGGCGCGCTTTGCCTCCACTCGCCTGCCGGGCAAGCCCCTGCAACTGATCGCCGGCAAGCCGATGATCCAGTGGGTCTGGGAGCAGGCCTGCAAGAGCAGCGCCGAGCGGGTAGTGGTGGCCACCGACGACCCGCGTATCGTCGAGGCGTGCCAGGGCTTTGGCGCGCAAGCGCTGCTGACCCGGGACGACCACAACTCGGGCACCGATCGCCTGGCGGAAGTCGCCAGCCAGCTTGGCCTGGCGGCGGATGCCATCGTGGTCAACGTTCAGGGCGACGAACCGCTGATCCCGCCTTCGGTGATCGACCAGGTGGCGGCCAACCTGGCAGCCCACACCGAAGCGCGCATGGCCACCCTGGCCGAGCCGATCGAGGATGTGCAGACGCTGTTCAATCCCAACGTGGTCAAGGTGGTCACGGACCTCAACGGCCTGGCCCTGACCTTCAGCCGTGCCACCTTGCCCTGGGCGCGGGATGCCTTCGCCAAGAGTCAAGAGCACCTGCCGGAAGGCGTGCCTTACCGCCGCCACATCGGCATCTATGCCTATCGCGCTGGGTTCCTTCATGACTTCGTCAGCTGGGGCCCGTGCTGGCTGGAAAACACCGAATCCCTGGAGCAGTTGCGTGCCTTGTGGCACGGCGTGCGGATTCATGTCGCCGATGCCCTGGAGGCCCCACCCACCGGCGTCGATACCGCCGAAGACCTTGAGCGCGTCCGGCGCCTGCTGGAGGCCTGA